CCTCGGCGCTCGCCGACGGGCCCACCACCGGCCGGGCGTACGAGGCGCTGCGAACGGTCACCGAGTCGCTGGCCGGGCAGGGCGTGAAGCTGTCGGCCACGTTCGCCCCGGCCGCCTACCGGGTGCACGCGCTGCGCACCAAGGACGGCGGCGCGCTCGTCTGGTACGCGATGAAGCAGCATGAGGCATACTCCGCCGCAAAACGGGGCAGCCTGGCGGTAAGCGGTGATCTCGTCGGGCTCGCCCCGGCCGGATCGGCCAGGACCCGCCTGAAGACGACGGTCCTCACGCAGTACCTGGCCGTCGTTCCGCCGGACGGCCGAGCCATGGTCGCCGGGGTGTACCGCAAGGCCGTCGCCGCGCGAGGCGCCTGAACCAGGGTGCCCGAACCGCGAAGGCCGCCGCCGCGCACGGCTCCGGCGAGCCCGCGCGCGGCCACTGATCTCCGTCGGGTGCCGGGCCGTCCCGCTCTTCCCGACCGCTGCAGCGGGAGCGGTCCGGCACCCGGCGGGTCCTTCGATTGTGCCGTGCGCACCGTCCCGTCCCGCCGCACGCGGGACGGGACGGCGCGTCACGTCCGTCCGGTCAGGCCTCGGCGGGCGGCAGGGAGCTGCTGGTGACGAGCGTGCGGACCGACCGCAGCGCCACCGACAGCGTCGCCAGGTCGAACCCGTCGCTCTCCCAGATCTCGCCGAGCATCTGCTGGGCGCGGTCCACCACCGTCTTGTTCTTCTCCGCCCAGTGCGCCAGCCGCTCCTCCGGCCGCGCGCCCGGCTCGCTCGTCACCAGGACGTCCCGGGTGAGCGCCGCGTGCGCGGTGTACAGGTCGTCGCGCAGCGCGGACCGCGCCATCGAACGCCACCGGTCGTCGCGGGGCAGCGCGATGATCCGCTCCCGCAGCCGGGACAGCTGCAGCCGCTCGGCGAGGTCGAAGTACACCTCCGCGACCTCCTCCACCGGGCGTCCCGTCTCGTGCGCGATGCCGACCAGGTCGAACGTGCTGTACGCGGCGACGAGCATCGCGCACTGCTCGGCCAGCTCCCCGGGGACGCCCCGTTCGGCGAACCCGTCGCGGCGCTGCTCGAACGCCGCGAGGTCCGCCCCGGTGAGCAGCTTGGGCAGCTGCGCGCTGAGCGTCGCGGCGCCGCCGGCGAAGAAGTCGATCGTCTCCCGGATGTCGAACGGGGGCCGCCGGTTGTGCAGCAGCCAGCGGGCGCCGCGCTCGGTCAGCTTCCGCGCCTCCAGCAGCATCGCGATCTGCGTGGACTGGTCGACCTGCCGCGACAGGCCCTCCACCGACCGCCAGAACCGCGGCATCTCGAACACGTCCCGCGCCACCAGGTAGGCGCGGGCGATGTCGGACGACGACGCGCCCGTCTCCTCGTTCATCCGGAACACGAACGTGGAACCGGAGTTGTTGACCAGGTCGTTCACCACCGCCGTGGTGATGATCTGGCGGCGCAGCGGGTGCCGGTCCATGTACGGGCGGAACCGTTCCCGCAGCGGCGTCGGGAAGTAGTCGACGAGCCACGACTCCAGGTACGGGTCGTCGGCCAGGTCGGACGCGACGACCTCGGCGTCCAGCGTCAGCTTCGCGTACGCCAGCAGCACCGAGAACTCGGGCCCGGTCAGCCCCAGCCCGGTCTGCCGCCGCTCCGCGATCGCCTTGTGGCCCGGCAGGAATTCCAGGTGCCGGTTCAGCCGCCCGTCCCGCTCCAGCTTGCGCATGTGCCGGGCGTGGACGTGCAGCATCGCCGGGGCCTGCAGCCGGGACGCCGCGAGCACCACGTTCTGCGCGTAGTTGTCGCGCAGCACGAGCCGTCCGACCTCGTCGGTCATCTCGTACAGCAGGGTGTCGCGCTGCTTGCCGGTCAGCTCCCCGTCGCGGACCGCCTGGTCCAGCAGGATCTTGATGTTGACCTCGTGGTCGGAGGTGTCCACGCCGGCGGAGTTGTCGATGAAGTCGGTGTTGACGAGGCCGCCCTCACCGCCCGCGCCGGTGCGGGCGTACTCGATCCGGGCGAGCTGCGTCAGCCCCAGGTTGCCGCCCTCGCCGACGACGCGGCAGCGCAGCTCCGCGCCGTCCACCCGCACCGGGTCGTTGGCCTTGTCGCCGACCGCGTCGTTCGTCTCCGCCGAGCCCTTGACGTAGGTGCCGATGCCGCCGTTCCACAGCAGGTCGACCGGGGCCCGCAGGATCGCCCGGATCAGCTCGTACGGGGTCAGCGCGGCCACGCCCTCGGCGATCCCGAGCGCCGCCCGGATCGGCGGCGTGATCTTGATCGACTTGGCGGTGCGCGGGAAGACGCCGCCGCCCTTGGAGATCAGCGACGTGTCGTAGTCGGCCCACGTGCTGCGCGGCAGCTCGAACAGGCGGCGCCGTTCGGCGAACGACGTCGCCGCGTCCGGGTCGGGGTCGATGAAGACGTGCCGGTGGTCGAACGCGGCGACCAGGCGGATGTGCTCAGACAGCAGCATCCCGTTGCCGAACACGTCACCGGACATGTCGCCGATCCCGACGACCGTGAAATCCTCGGCCTGCGTGTCCTTGCCGAGCGTCCGGAAGTGGTACTTCACCGACTCCCAGGCGCCGCGGGCGGTGATGCCCATTCCCTTGTGGTCGTAGCCGACCGAACCGCCGGACGCGAACGCGTCGCCGAGCCAGAACCCGTACTCGGCGGCGACCCCGTTCGCGATGTCGGAGAACGTCGCGGTGCCCTTGTCTGCCGCGACGACCAGGTAGGTGTCGTCGCCGTCGTGCCGCACCACGTCCGGCGGGGGCACCACCTTGCCGTCCACCAGGTTGTCGGTGACGTCGAGGAGGCCGGAGATGAAGTCGGTGTAGCAGGCCACGCCGGCCTTCTGCCACGCCTCCCGGTCGACCGCCGGGTCCGGCAGCTGCTTGCCGACGAACCCGCCCTTCGCGCCCGCCGGGACGATCACCGTGTTCTTCACGGCCTGCGCCTTCACCAGGCCGAGGATCTCGGTGCGGAAGTCCTCGCGGCGGTCCGACCAGCGCAGCCCGCCGCGCGCGACCGCCCCGTACCGCAGGTGGACGCCCTCGACCTTCGGCGAGTACACGAAGATCTCGTACATCGGGCGCGGCTCCGGCAGCTCCGGGATGCGCTCGGGGTCCAGCTTCAGCGCCAGGTACGGCTTGCGCTGGTAGTGGTTCGTGCGCAGCGTCGCCTGCACCATCGCGAGGTACGCGCGCAGGATCCGGTCCTCGTCGAGGCTCGCGACCTCGTCCAGCTTGCCCTGCAGCTCCTCGGTGATGCCGAGGCTGCGCTCGTCCTCCCCGCCCGCCAGGGACGGGTCGAACCGGCTCTCCCACAGCCGCACCAGCAGCCGCGTGATCTGCGCGTTCCGCAGCAGCACCTGCTCGACGTAGCGCTTGGAGAAGGTCGTGCCCGCCTGCCGCTGGTACAGCGCGTACGCCCGCAGGATCATCGCCTGCCGGAAGCTCAGCCCGACGTGCAGGACCAGCGCGTTGAACCCGTCGTTCTCGATCTCGCCGCGCCACAGCGCGCGGAACGCGTCCTGGAACAGCTCCTTGACCGACTCCTCGGGCACGTCGGCGGACGGCGCGTACCGCAGCCCCAGGTCGTAGATCCAGTACCGTGCGCCGTCCGCGGTGTTGATCTCGTACGGCCGCTCGTCGATGACCTCGACGCCCATGTTCTGCAGCAGCGGCAGCACCCGCGACAGCGAGATCGGCTCGCCCAGCCGGTAGATCTTCAGCCGCCGCTCGCCGTGCCCGGCGCCGAACGGCTCGTACAGGTTGATGGACGTGTCGGCGTCCGGCCCGAGCTCCTCGAGGAACCGCACGTCCGCGACCGCGGTACGGGCCGGGAAGTCCGCCTTGTACCCCTCGGGGAACGCGTCGGCGTACCGCCGCGACAGCGTCCCCGACCGCTCCTCGCCGAACAGCTCGACGACCGCGTCGGCCAGGTCGTCCGCCCACGAGCGGGTCGCGGCCGCGAGCCGCGCCTCCAGGTCGTCGACGTCCACGTCGGGCAGCGGACGGCCGCGCTCGCCCCGCACGACCACGTGCAGGCGCGCCAGCAGCGACTCGGTGACGTTCGCGCTGTAGTCGACGCTGACGCCGTCGAACGCGTCCTTCAGGATGCGCTGGATGCGCAACCGGACCTTCGTCGTGTACCGGTCGCGCGGCAGGTACACCATGCACGACATGAACCGGCCGTACATGTCCTTGCGGAGGAACAGCCGGAGCTGGCGGCGCTCGCGCAGCCGCAGCACCCCGAGCGCGATCCCCAGCAGGTCGTCGACGGAGATCTGGAACAGCTCGTCCCGCGGGTAGCCCTCCAGGACCTCGATGAGGTCCTGCCCGTCGTAGCTGTCGGCCGGGAAACCGGACCGCTCCAGAACCTCCTCCCGCTTCCGCTTGAGGACCGGCACGTGCGCGATCGACTCGCTGTAGGCGACGTGCGTGAACAGGCCCAGGAACCGGCGCTCGCCCACCACCTCCCCGGACGGGTCGAACTTCTTCACCCCGATGTAGTCGAGGTACAGCGGGCGGTGGACGGTCGAACGCGAGTTCGCCTTCGTCAGCACCAGCAGCCGCTTCTCGGTGGCCTTCTCCCGGACCTCCGGCGGCAGCGCCGCGAAACTGCGCGACTCGCGGGTGTCGTCGCGCAGGATGCCGAGCCCGGTCCCGGGCTCGGGCCGCAGTGCCGTCCCGTCCTCGACCAGCGTGTAGTCGCGGTAGCCGAGGAACGTGAAGTGCCCGTCGGCCAGCCAGTCCAGCAGCTCGACGCTCTCGGCGAGCTCCTTGTCCGGCAGCCCGGGCCCGTCCCCGCGGATCGCGTCCGCGATCTCCCCCGCGCGCGCCCGCATCTTCGGGCCGTCCTCGAACGAGACCCGCACGTCCTGCAGGACGCGCAGCAGGTCCCGTTCCAGTTCCTCGAGCATCGCCCGGTCGCTCGTCCGGTCGATCTCGATGTGCATCCACGACTCGTCGATGTCGCCGTCGTCGTCGAGCTTCGCGCGGAACCCGTTCAGGTGGCCCGCGACGTCGCGGTCCACGCCCAGCAGCGGGTGCACGACCAGATGCACGGCCAGCTGGTGCCGGTTCAGCTCCGT
The nucleotide sequence above comes from Actinomadura algeriensis. Encoded proteins:
- a CDS encoding NAD-glutamate dehydrogenase; protein product: MGGKLDQAKDDLLRRAAETCVQRPGSRGGDVEEAVAYLRLYYRHVAPEDLLERDPADICGPAMAHRLLGEERPQGRPKVRVFSPSVEEYGWDPGHTVVQVVTDDMPFLVDSVTTELNRHQLAVHLVVHPLLGVDRDVAGHLNGFRAKLDDDGDIDESWMHIEIDRTSDRAMLEELERDLLRVLQDVRVSFEDGPKMRARAGEIADAIRGDGPGLPDKELAESVELLDWLADGHFTFLGYRDYTLVEDGTALRPEPGTGLGILRDDTRESRSFAALPPEVREKATEKRLLVLTKANSRSTVHRPLYLDYIGVKKFDPSGEVVGERRFLGLFTHVAYSESIAHVPVLKRKREEVLERSGFPADSYDGQDLIEVLEGYPRDELFQISVDDLLGIALGVLRLRERRQLRLFLRKDMYGRFMSCMVYLPRDRYTTKVRLRIQRILKDAFDGVSVDYSANVTESLLARLHVVVRGERGRPLPDVDVDDLEARLAAATRSWADDLADAVVELFGEERSGTLSRRYADAFPEGYKADFPARTAVADVRFLEELGPDADTSINLYEPFGAGHGERRLKIYRLGEPISLSRVLPLLQNMGVEVIDERPYEINTADGARYWIYDLGLRYAPSADVPEESVKELFQDAFRALWRGEIENDGFNALVLHVGLSFRQAMILRAYALYQRQAGTTFSKRYVEQVLLRNAQITRLLVRLWESRFDPSLAGGEDERSLGITEELQGKLDEVASLDEDRILRAYLAMVQATLRTNHYQRKPYLALKLDPERIPELPEPRPMYEIFVYSPKVEGVHLRYGAVARGGLRWSDRREDFRTEILGLVKAQAVKNTVIVPAGAKGGFVGKQLPDPAVDREAWQKAGVACYTDFISGLLDVTDNLVDGKVVPPPDVVRHDGDDTYLVVAADKGTATFSDIANGVAAEYGFWLGDAFASGGSVGYDHKGMGITARGAWESVKYHFRTLGKDTQAEDFTVVGIGDMSGDVFGNGMLLSEHIRLVAAFDHRHVFIDPDPDAATSFAERRRLFELPRSTWADYDTSLISKGGGVFPRTAKSIKITPPIRAALGIAEGVAALTPYELIRAILRAPVDLLWNGGIGTYVKGSAETNDAVGDKANDPVRVDGAELRCRVVGEGGNLGLTQLARIEYARTGAGGEGGLVNTDFIDNSAGVDTSDHEVNIKILLDQAVRDGELTGKQRDTLLYEMTDEVGRLVLRDNYAQNVVLAASRLQAPAMLHVHARHMRKLERDGRLNRHLEFLPGHKAIAERRQTGLGLTGPEFSVLLAYAKLTLDAEVVASDLADDPYLESWLVDYFPTPLRERFRPYMDRHPLRRQIITTAVVNDLVNNSGSTFVFRMNEETGASSSDIARAYLVARDVFEMPRFWRSVEGLSRQVDQSTQIAMLLEARKLTERGARWLLHNRRPPFDIRETIDFFAGGAATLSAQLPKLLTGADLAAFEQRRDGFAERGVPGELAEQCAMLVAAYSTFDLVGIAHETGRPVEEVAEVYFDLAERLQLSRLRERIIALPRDDRWRSMARSALRDDLYTAHAALTRDVLVTSEPGARPEERLAHWAEKNKTVVDRAQQMLGEIWESDGFDLATLSVALRSVRTLVTSSSLPPAEA